The proteins below come from a single Halothiobacillus neapolitanus c2 genomic window:
- a CDS encoding ABC transporter permease: protein MNSRSGDTRSDIVRALANMPAALFLSWSDTKARYKRSMLGPFWLTLGTAIGVGGLGFVWSTLFKMDKAQFIPLLTVGLILWGFIAGIITESSQVFVQNAQLIRNVQLPMFFHPLKLILRHLINLAHNAVVIVIVFLIYPPEWHWSAWLALPAFLLTVLNLSWMSLFVGMFAARYRDTETAITNFMPLLFFMSPVLFKAEQLGVGSWIVWLNPFSYFISTVRDPLLGHPSPWFVWPVLLGMTVIGWLVTLWLFHTRRTRIPYWI from the coding sequence ATGAATTCCCGTTCCGGTGATACCCGATCCGATATCGTTCGCGCGTTGGCCAACATGCCCGCCGCGTTGTTTCTTTCTTGGAGTGATACCAAAGCACGCTACAAGCGCAGCATGCTGGGGCCGTTCTGGCTCACACTCGGCACAGCTATTGGTGTCGGGGGTTTGGGCTTCGTTTGGAGCACCCTGTTCAAGATGGACAAGGCGCAGTTCATTCCGTTGCTCACCGTGGGTTTGATTCTCTGGGGGTTTATTGCCGGAATCATCACCGAAAGCAGTCAGGTATTTGTGCAGAACGCGCAGCTTATTCGCAATGTGCAATTGCCGATGTTCTTTCATCCGTTGAAACTCATTTTGCGGCACCTGATTAACCTGGCGCATAACGCTGTCGTGATTGTTATCGTGTTCCTCATTTACCCGCCGGAATGGCACTGGAGTGCGTGGCTGGCGTTGCCTGCCTTTTTGCTGACTGTTCTTAATTTAAGTTGGATGAGCTTGTTTGTCGGCATGTTCGCCGCTCGATATCGCGATACCGAAACGGCCATCACCAACTTCATGCCGCTACTGTTTTTCATGTCGCCGGTATTGTTCAAAGCCGAGCAACTGGGCGTGGGTAGCTGGATTGTTTGGCTCAACCCGTTCAGCTATTTCATTTCAACCGTGCGCGATCCGCTGCTGGGGCACCCGAGCCCGTGGTTCGTCTGGCCGGTGCTTTTGGGTATGACCGTGATCGGCTGGCTCGTGACCCTCTGGCTGTTTCACACCCGCCGCACCCGCATCCCGTATTGGATTTAA
- a CDS encoding helix-turn-helix transcriptional regulator: protein MDSILRLHDVLRITGASRSSIYLWVSAGIFPQPVKLGVRAVGWRRSEVQQWLDDRR, encoded by the coding sequence ATGGATAGTATTTTACGCCTGCACGATGTGCTCCGGATTACCGGCGCATCCCGATCGAGCATTTATCTGTGGGTCAGTGCTGGGATTTTTCCGCAACCCGTGAAACTCGGCGTTCGAGCGGTCGGATGGCGAAGATCAGAGGTCCAGCAATGGCTGGATGATCGCCGTTAA
- a CDS encoding phosphomannomutase/phosphoglucomutase — protein MDLTCFKAYDIRGQVPAQLDAELAYRIGRAFVDEINPGTVVVGYDVRLESPMLAEALMRGITEAGADVIDIGLCGTEEVYFQTFHREAQGVGGGIMVTASHNPKGYNGMKLVREGARPVSGDTGLFAIRDSIANPPSSLAGEGGLRQLRVGGDEWRHDARADSTPSPLVGEGWGEGENTPKPHGKITTDTNKAAYIQHLLGYIDHRALKPLKIVADPGNGGAGPVMRLLEKHLPFDIHYIHEQPDGNFPNGVPNPLLPEMRDATSQAVIEQGADLGIAWDGDFDRCFLFDAKGRFIEGYYLVGLLAETLLAKHPGGKIIHDPRLTWNTIEQVEQAGGIPIQSKTGHAFIKQIMREQDAIYGGEMSAHHYFRDFGYCDSGMIPWLLITELMSKTGKTLAELVDERMAAYPCSGEINYRIDDVQGTIDRVLAHFSPMNPKIDRTDGVSVEFDDWRFNLRGSNTEPLLRLNVETRSDSLLLERQISVVENLIGKDF, from the coding sequence ATGGACTTGACTTGCTTCAAAGCCTACGACATTCGCGGCCAAGTGCCCGCGCAACTCGATGCCGAACTCGCCTACCGTATCGGGCGCGCGTTTGTTGATGAAATCAATCCCGGCACCGTCGTGGTCGGATACGATGTGCGCCTCGAAAGCCCCATGCTGGCCGAAGCCTTGATGCGCGGCATCACCGAGGCGGGCGCTGATGTCATCGACATCGGCCTGTGCGGCACCGAAGAAGTCTATTTCCAGACCTTTCACCGCGAAGCGCAAGGCGTAGGCGGCGGCATCATGGTTACCGCCAGCCACAATCCCAAGGGCTACAACGGCATGAAGCTCGTGCGCGAAGGCGCGCGCCCCGTTAGTGGCGACACCGGCCTGTTCGCCATCCGCGACAGCATCGCAAATCCCCCCTCTTCCCTCGCGGGAGAGGGGGGGCTTCGCCAGCTTCGCGTTGGGGGTGATGAGTGGCGTCATGATGCTCGTGCGGATTCAACCCCCTCTCCCCTAGTGGGAGAGGGATGGGGTGAGGGGGAAAACACACCAAAGCCACACGGCAAAATCACCACCGACACCAATAAAGCCGCCTACATCCAACATCTGCTCGGCTACATAGACCACCGCGCCCTCAAACCGCTCAAAATCGTGGCCGACCCCGGCAATGGCGGTGCCGGCCCAGTCATGAGGCTGTTGGAAAAGCATCTGCCGTTCGATATTCACTACATTCACGAACAGCCGGACGGCAACTTCCCAAACGGCGTCCCCAACCCGCTCTTGCCCGAAATGCGCGACGCGACCTCACAGGCTGTTATCGAACAAGGCGCTGATCTCGGTATCGCTTGGGATGGCGACTTTGATCGTTGCTTTTTGTTTGATGCCAAAGGCCGTTTCATCGAAGGTTATTATCTGGTTGGCTTGCTGGCCGAAACCCTGCTTGCCAAGCATCCCGGTGGAAAAATCATTCACGACCCGCGCCTGACTTGGAACACCATCGAGCAAGTAGAACAGGCGGGCGGCATCCCCATCCAGTCCAAAACCGGCCACGCCTTCATCAAGCAGATCATGCGCGAGCAAGATGCCATTTACGGCGGCGAGATGAGCGCGCATCACTACTTCCGTGATTTCGGCTACTGCGATTCAGGCATGATCCCATGGCTACTTATCACCGAGCTCATGAGCAAAACCGGCAAAACGCTCGCCGAATTAGTGGATGAACGCATGGCGGCTTACCCCTGCAGCGGTGAAATCAATTATCGCATCGACGATGTACAGGGCACCATTGACCGCGTATTGGCTCACTTCTCCCCCATGAACCCCAAAATTGATCGTACAGATGGCGTTAGCGTGGAGTTCGACGATTGGCGATTTAACTTAAGAGGTTCAAATACCGAGCCGCTGCTGCGACTGAATGTTGAGACTCGTAGTGATTCCTTGCTTTTGGAAAGGCAGATTTCAGTAGTCGAAAATTTAATTGGGAAGGATTTTTAA
- a CDS encoding SDR family oxidoreductase produces MSQQNTSTQGVSEDSSRFSRVAIVTGATSGIGEATVRKFVQSGYGVIGNARSADKLEALAVELGDAFFGVAGDAGDASVIDQLLDAAQAYFARPADIVVVNAGRGLGGLMTEVDLAEYEQVLKLNVLGAALLMQKAAQALVEKQAADFPRQAADIVVIGSVVGRNISPFSAVYGSTKFAVQSLAEGLRREVGKKGVRVTVIEPGIVVSGFQDAAGYDDHLVDKFNTDFGPLLYGADIANAIDFVVAQPSHIHINELMIRPTRQDYP; encoded by the coding sequence ATGTCCCAGCAAAATACATCGACTCAAGGCGTTTCCGAAGATTCATCGCGTTTTTCACGCGTTGCCATCGTAACCGGTGCCACGTCGGGGATCGGTGAAGCAACGGTCAGGAAATTTGTGCAGAGTGGTTACGGGGTGATTGGTAATGCGCGCAGTGCCGATAAGCTTGAGGCGCTGGCTGTCGAATTGGGCGATGCCTTTTTTGGCGTGGCGGGCGATGCGGGAGATGCTTCGGTGATCGATCAGCTTCTGGATGCCGCCCAAGCTTATTTCGCGCGCCCGGCGGATATTGTGGTGGTCAATGCCGGGCGTGGACTGGGCGGATTGATGACCGAAGTTGATCTGGCGGAGTACGAACAAGTGCTCAAGCTCAATGTGTTGGGGGCTGCGTTGTTGATGCAGAAGGCGGCGCAGGCGCTGGTTGAGAAACAGGCCGCAGATTTTCCTCGACAGGCGGCTGATATCGTTGTGATCGGCTCGGTCGTTGGGCGCAACATTTCACCGTTCAGTGCCGTCTATGGCTCGACCAAGTTCGCCGTGCAGTCGCTGGCCGAAGGATTGCGGCGTGAGGTGGGCAAGAAAGGTGTCCGTGTGACGGTGATTGAGCCGGGCATCGTTGTGAGTGGATTTCAGGATGCCGCAGGCTACGACGATCATCTGGTGGATAAATTCAATACGGATTTCGGGCCATTGCTGTACGGAGCGGATATCGCCAATGCGATTGATTTCGTTGTGGCCCAGCCGTCGCACATCCACATTAACGAGTTGATGATTCGCCCGACACGACAGGATTATCCATAA
- a CDS encoding ABC transporter ATP-binding protein — MAHLIFEHVSIRYPIYNARAQSLRHQFMRIATGGKIAAEAGQTVAVTALDDVSFELKSGDSIGLIGHNGAGKSTLLRTMAGIYTPDSGRVIREGRTATVLEIGSGMDPELSGYENILRMGMLMGIPLKEMRTKIPDIEEFTELGDFLSLPVRTYSSGMTMRLMFAVATSGQPEILLVDEMFGTGDAGFQEKAKARMRDLIANAEIFVFASHDHKLLGELCDRVFELSHGKVIVATDFNKKEN, encoded by the coding sequence ATGGCGCATCTAATTTTCGAGCATGTATCGATCCGATACCCCATCTATAACGCGCGCGCGCAATCGCTGCGGCATCAATTCATGCGGATCGCCACCGGTGGGAAAATCGCCGCAGAAGCAGGGCAAACTGTCGCGGTCACCGCACTGGATGATGTCAGCTTCGAGTTGAAAAGTGGCGATTCGATCGGCTTGATCGGCCATAACGGTGCCGGTAAAAGCACGTTACTGCGCACCATGGCAGGCATTTACACACCGGATAGCGGGCGAGTAATCCGCGAAGGCCGCACGGCAACAGTGCTGGAAATCGGTTCGGGCATGGACCCCGAGTTGTCCGGTTATGAGAATATCCTGCGTATGGGCATGCTCATGGGTATTCCACTCAAGGAAATGCGCACGAAAATACCGGATATCGAGGAATTTACCGAATTGGGTGATTTTCTCAGCCTGCCCGTGCGTACCTATTCGTCCGGCATGACCATGCGGCTCATGTTCGCCGTTGCTACCAGTGGCCAGCCGGAAATCCTGCTGGTCGATGAAATGTTCGGCACGGGCGATGCCGGGTTTCAGGAAAAAGCCAAAGCCCGCATGCGTGATCTGATCGCGAATGCCGAAATTTTCGTGTTCGCCTCGCACGATCACAAACTTCTGGGGGAATTGTGTGATCGGGTATTCGAGTTGAGCCATGGCAAAGTAATCGTGGCTACAGATTTTAATAAAAAAGAGAATTGA
- a CDS encoding mannose-1-phosphate guanylyltransferase/mannose-6-phosphate isomerase, whose amino-acid sequence MIYPFILSGGAGTRLWPASRKAFPKPFMPLVDGQTLFDKTIERIKQLPSAGPLTVITNESLRFLTADALRGSVAKQPRLLLEPTGKNTAAAIALAALDLQIRAGSDALMLILPADHLIAEVGAFSEAVQVAENVANQDWLVTFGITPQSPETGFGYIERDAQPLALEEGVAYRVRKFVEKPDRETAQAYIDSGRYSWNGGMFCFKVSTILAEFERHAPELLAACQVAVEHANQIHVAGMDMVEFKADDFERMADISIDYAIMERSERVAVVAADMGWSDIGSWTAFADASPSNAEGNVFDGEVIAINTNNCLVRSPHRLVATVGVENLIVVDTPDALLIAHKDHAQDVRDVVAELKARGHESHLLHQTVHRPWGTYTVLEEGERFKMKRIEVKPGATLSLQMHHHRSEHWIVVNGMARVTNGDKVFLLNTNESTFIPAGHMHRLENPGVINLVMIEVQSGDYLGEDDIVRAQDNYGRS is encoded by the coding sequence ATGATCTATCCATTCATATTAAGTGGCGGCGCAGGCACCCGTTTGTGGCCCGCTTCACGCAAGGCATTCCCCAAACCGTTTATGCCCTTGGTCGATGGGCAGACCCTGTTTGATAAAACGATTGAACGGATCAAACAGCTTCCCTCTGCCGGGCCGTTGACCGTAATCACTAATGAATCGCTCCGTTTCCTCACGGCGGATGCTCTGCGTGGCTCTGTAGCCAAACAGCCACGTTTATTGCTGGAACCAACCGGGAAAAATACGGCAGCAGCAATTGCTTTGGCCGCACTGGATTTGCAAATTCGTGCAGGCTCTGACGCATTGATGCTCATCTTGCCAGCAGATCATCTGATCGCGGAAGTTGGCGCATTTTCCGAGGCCGTTCAAGTGGCGGAAAACGTCGCTAATCAAGATTGGTTGGTCACCTTTGGGATCACTCCGCAATCACCGGAAACCGGCTTCGGTTATATAGAGCGTGATGCGCAACCACTCGCTCTTGAAGAAGGTGTCGCTTATCGCGTTCGCAAGTTTGTTGAAAAACCGGATCGTGAGACGGCTCAAGCGTATATCGACTCAGGTCGCTACTCCTGGAATGGCGGCATGTTCTGCTTCAAGGTCAGCACGATCCTCGCCGAGTTCGAACGCCATGCGCCCGAGTTGCTCGCGGCTTGCCAGGTCGCGGTTGAGCATGCCAATCAGATACACGTGGCCGGAATGGACATGGTTGAATTCAAGGCAGATGATTTTGAACGAATGGCGGATATCTCAATTGATTACGCCATCATGGAGCGCTCCGAGCGCGTTGCCGTTGTTGCCGCCGATATGGGTTGGTCCGACATCGGTTCCTGGACAGCTTTTGCCGATGCGTCCCCTTCTAATGCCGAGGGTAATGTATTTGATGGGGAAGTGATCGCTATCAACACAAATAACTGTCTTGTTCGTAGTCCGCATCGCCTCGTGGCGACCGTGGGTGTCGAAAATCTAATTGTGGTTGATACGCCCGACGCATTGTTAATCGCCCACAAAGATCACGCTCAAGACGTGCGCGACGTGGTAGCCGAACTCAAGGCGCGCGGTCATGAAAGCCATCTTCTTCACCAAACCGTACACCGCCCTTGGGGCACCTATACCGTGCTTGAAGAAGGCGAGCGTTTCAAAATGAAGCGCATCGAAGTCAAACCCGGCGCAACGCTCTCCTTGCAGATGCACCATCATCGCAGTGAGCACTGGATTGTCGTTAACGGCATGGCGCGCGTCACCAATGGCGACAAGGTGTTTTTATTGAATACCAATGAATCTACATTCATTCCCGCAGGGCATATGCACCGATTGGAAAACCCCGGTGTGATCAATCTGGTGATGATCGAAGTGCAAAGCGGCGATTACTTGGGTGAAGACGACATTGTCCGCGCGCAAGACAACTATGGGCGCTCTTGA
- a CDS encoding GAF domain-containing protein has protein sequence MTSPADTFLDLSTSVLRDLVAGQSPKDLAARICLRIEQMRPGRIASVMWAGDGDERLHVFAAPSAPQGLIDQLDGLTPGAHAGSCGSAAHSGVPALVSDIETDSRWDDLRPLAQQWHLRSCWSLPLFHNDRLLGTFALSGMVSDVPTDDDILLLQFAATLVSALLHHEYQMMQRQRLTDQKSRLIDFNHMLAKVNQKIVSVESERELLQPLCDLAVRYAHLKLVLLARPDETLRFRFLAASGATGYTDGLYISADPDLPEGQGTMGRTWRSEQAYFNTSFEHSEFLQPWQSRARQFGLKATATLPVLRGGKMFAVLAVYHAEPDVFDGPLQDVLRELALSISRGLDRLDARKLQNALFNNAFVGVFLVQGRVIKSCNPQAAHMFGYSLDDMVGMPVRDFFASDIEYARLDKAFSKMSKSQVVQRQSMVCVRRDRKLLQCDVSGRMFIDNEGEHSVWTVLDATERETQAQRLHRIAGFRELLSELNQFSADPANMQQVKDHDLYDFVCQVLSQNNALKLVWIGSPLPGGGGFDVLASSGELNWHSDCLPMQSEQPLSSGKLMREHTAQRCWHENQTILLTYEIPSTDGRGGQSVARSTVSLPIHIDGTLTAVLTICGHSEDILDQDAISFFDNLVLNIERGLQNIRQRNQIMRLQGLYRALMQQADVVLRAQTVPDMLFGTCEKLVQETPFNAIYLRKPNADGVMDVLASTGSGAAALQNVISVVAEDARDQLIVRAWLTQKTAIENDLLGNARLAEYHPFLRAHRWHSALVTPVRRGGELWSVMGFVCEDHDVFDPQTVELCERVAELLGRGLDELDNKQRLVSLQSEEAYRARHDRLTDLPNRFALEQYLPQALARSKKNGRMLALGMMDLDDFKPVNDQFGHETGDRLLRELAGRLRARLRAQDFLVRLGGDEFVVVIGDIDPDHAIAHLQLALSRLHEAVEEGFEEGFEVAPDRFATVGLSGGFALYPKDGEDGDTLLRKADATMYQSKTRKNTRAQWWQLFDQEGIV, from the coding sequence ATGACCAGCCCTGCAGACACTTTTCTCGATCTGTCCACATCCGTTCTGCGGGACCTTGTGGCTGGCCAGTCGCCGAAGGATCTTGCTGCGCGTATTTGTCTTCGGATAGAGCAGATGCGCCCGGGAAGAATCGCCAGCGTCATGTGGGCGGGCGACGGCGACGAAAGGCTGCACGTGTTTGCCGCACCCAGCGCGCCTCAGGGGCTTATTGATCAGCTCGATGGCTTGACGCCCGGTGCGCATGCCGGTTCATGTGGCAGCGCGGCTCATTCCGGAGTACCCGCCTTGGTGTCCGATATCGAAACGGACAGTCGTTGGGATGATTTGCGCCCGCTGGCGCAGCAATGGCATCTTCGTTCCTGCTGGTCTTTACCTCTGTTCCATAATGATCGGTTGCTGGGCACCTTTGCCTTGTCCGGGATGGTTTCGGATGTGCCTACGGATGACGATATCCTGCTGCTTCAGTTTGCGGCGACGCTTGTCAGTGCCCTGTTGCATCACGAGTATCAGATGATGCAACGCCAGCGGTTGACCGATCAGAAAAGCCGCTTGATCGATTTCAATCACATGTTGGCGAAGGTAAACCAGAAGATCGTTTCGGTCGAGAGTGAGCGAGAACTGTTGCAACCGCTCTGTGATCTTGCCGTGCGCTACGCCCATCTGAAGCTGGTTTTGCTCGCTCGCCCCGATGAAACCCTCCGATTCCGCTTTCTGGCCGCCTCAGGGGCGACCGGCTATACCGACGGTTTGTACATTTCAGCCGACCCCGATTTGCCGGAAGGGCAGGGTACGATGGGTCGAACCTGGCGTTCGGAGCAAGCCTATTTCAATACTTCTTTCGAACATTCCGAGTTTTTGCAGCCGTGGCAATCGAGGGCGCGTCAATTCGGGTTGAAGGCAACCGCCACATTGCCTGTTTTACGCGGCGGTAAAATGTTCGCCGTGCTGGCCGTTTATCACGCAGAACCCGATGTCTTTGATGGGCCATTGCAGGATGTACTTCGAGAACTGGCTTTGAGCATATCGCGTGGGCTGGATCGGCTGGATGCCCGGAAGCTGCAAAACGCTCTGTTCAACAACGCGTTTGTTGGTGTATTTCTGGTGCAGGGTCGAGTGATCAAAAGCTGTAATCCCCAGGCAGCGCACATGTTCGGTTACAGCCTTGACGACATGGTGGGGATGCCGGTTCGGGATTTTTTTGCCAGCGATATTGAATATGCCCGTCTAGACAAAGCCTTTTCCAAAATGAGCAAATCGCAGGTCGTGCAACGGCAATCGATGGTTTGTGTGCGTCGGGACAGGAAATTGTTGCAATGTGATGTCTCGGGTCGAATGTTTATCGATAACGAGGGCGAACATAGCGTTTGGACTGTTCTGGATGCGACCGAGCGTGAGACGCAGGCACAACGTTTGCACCGTATTGCCGGTTTCCGGGAGCTATTATCAGAGCTCAATCAGTTCAGTGCCGATCCGGCCAACATGCAGCAAGTCAAAGACCATGATTTGTACGACTTTGTCTGCCAAGTCCTGAGTCAGAACAATGCGCTGAAACTGGTCTGGATCGGTTCGCCGCTGCCAGGTGGCGGCGGTTTTGATGTTCTTGCATCCTCGGGCGAGCTGAATTGGCATTCGGATTGTCTCCCCATGCAGAGTGAGCAGCCGTTGTCTTCCGGAAAATTGATGAGAGAGCATACGGCTCAGCGCTGCTGGCACGAAAATCAAACCATACTCCTCACATACGAGATCCCTTCGACAGATGGTCGAGGGGGGCAAAGTGTTGCGCGAAGTACCGTTTCCTTGCCGATTCATATAGATGGCACACTGACGGCGGTGCTTACGATATGCGGTCACAGTGAAGACATCCTCGATCAGGACGCTATTTCATTTTTTGATAACCTCGTGCTGAATATCGAGCGTGGTTTGCAGAACATCCGGCAGCGCAACCAGATCATGCGCCTGCAAGGCTTGTATCGTGCGCTCATGCAGCAGGCAGACGTTGTGCTGCGCGCGCAAACAGTGCCCGATATGCTCTTTGGCACCTGCGAAAAACTGGTACAAGAAACCCCTTTTAATGCCATCTACTTGAGAAAGCCAAATGCCGATGGCGTCATGGATGTCCTCGCTTCTACCGGTAGTGGCGCCGCAGCGTTGCAAAATGTCATCTCAGTGGTGGCCGAGGATGCACGAGATCAGCTTATCGTGCGCGCATGGCTGACCCAGAAAACAGCCATTGAAAATGATTTGTTGGGTAACGCGCGCCTCGCGGAATACCATCCGTTTCTCAGAGCGCATCGGTGGCATTCAGCATTGGTCACGCCCGTAAGACGCGGCGGAGAGCTATGGTCGGTTATGGGCTTTGTCTGTGAAGATCATGACGTCTTCGATCCTCAAACCGTCGAGCTGTGTGAACGGGTAGCCGAACTGTTGGGGCGTGGTTTGGATGAATTGGACAACAAACAGCGTCTCGTTTCACTTCAGTCCGAAGAGGCTTATCGCGCCCGACATGATCGCCTGACCGATCTGCCCAACCGCTTCGCCCTGGAGCAATATTTACCTCAAGCGCTTGCACGGTCTAAAAAGAATGGTCGGATGCTGGCGCTTGGGATGATGGATCTGGATGATTTCAAACCAGTCAACGATCAGTTCGGGCATGAAACGGGTGATCGCCTTTTAAGAGAGCTGGCGGGGCGCTTGCGTGCACGTCTGCGCGCGCAAGATTTCCTGGTGCGTCTGGGTGGGGATGAATTCGTCGTCGTGATCGGCGATATCGATCCGGATCATGCCATAGCCCATCTGCAATTGGCGCTCAGCCGTCTGCACGAAGCGGTTGAAGAAGGTTTTGAAGAAGGTTTTGAAGTAGCCCCGGATCGGTTCGCAACCGTTGGTTTGTCCGGTGGGTTCGCCCTATACCCGAAGGACGGTGAGGATGGCGACACCCTGCTGCGCAAGGCCGACGCCACCATGTATCAGTCTAAAACGCGGAAAAATACCCGAGCGCAGTGGTGGCAGTTGTTCGATCAGGAAGGCATTGTTTGA
- a CDS encoding relaxase/mobilization nuclease domain-containing protein, translating into MKAKVTRGTGFRGVLDYALDTGNQKGKNPEIVGGTLTSGSARAMSDQFAVTRRLRPDIKSPVWHASLALPEGERLSSERWSSIADDFMQEMGFPSESLYTVIRHNDTKHDHIHIIASRVSLSGGLWHGQWEVYRAIRATQVLERIHGLTLTPGLGEPKDEKTLTKGEIEQALRTGAEAPRQRLQRLVKEAAQGKPTAVMFAERLELAGVGVRFQIQKTGITGVNYELDGLAFKGQSLGDSYKWSKFSKKYGVSYEQARDSESLERYTTAIADRTGRDELGNAGRSLEVDAGFVTPSSSRADSRSTGAVGEAEGGGHSSSDRLRQSDRSTAPDTGGIDSADEYQRSGSIRAEGREAGQNNLRPVTESVGAEIEHRHDGEDRTEHRDDPGSTQEISASHDNHGERTERGGEIDTTEDLASDTGTDLSQRNRWDSGAHWASRFKQASAAKRRATGGGLGKRAIKQSDARRTRVTEQDRQSARELDPTAYLGANGYDVKHEGRHRSVRLHGDEVYRVTQRQDGHWVWCDLYGNNGGDNIDLVREIEPGTGFAEAVFRLAGAPTVGPKRRPPAEPKRPPPRLPKQEVASRALGRDYLINDRGISMDTIEHAEQCGMLRYANGGVLFVGYDQASTPQNITRRAIESADPMQKRDLRGSDKRYPPILPGDPSTVWIVEGGSDALALHDIAKRQGRPQPTVIVSGGANVRSFLEQVEVQAILKQAERVTIAGENERDEATQKRTDEAHQKQVQRVKEITGRAVKSWTPKQYLGKDLAEMNYRQQPELMPVQLINLDQRAETKPSQVIEGDLILGQ; encoded by the coding sequence ATGAAAGCTAAGGTCACTCGTGGCACTGGGTTTCGTGGGGTATTGGACTATGCACTGGATACCGGCAACCAGAAGGGCAAGAACCCGGAGATTGTCGGTGGCACCTTGACGTCGGGCAGCGCCAGAGCCATGTCAGACCAGTTTGCCGTCACCCGACGCCTGCGACCGGATATCAAGTCTCCGGTATGGCACGCCTCCCTGGCATTACCGGAAGGAGAGCGGCTTTCATCCGAACGATGGTCATCTATTGCTGATGACTTCATGCAAGAGATGGGATTTCCATCAGAATCTCTATACACGGTCATTCGGCACAACGACACCAAGCACGACCACATCCACATCATCGCCAGTCGAGTCAGCCTTTCTGGCGGACTCTGGCATGGGCAATGGGAAGTATATCGAGCGATCAGGGCCACCCAAGTTCTGGAGCGCATCCATGGTCTGACCCTGACACCTGGTTTGGGTGAACCAAAAGATGAAAAGACCCTGACCAAAGGTGAAATCGAACAAGCACTACGCACTGGGGCAGAAGCCCCACGCCAGCGGCTTCAGCGCCTGGTCAAGGAAGCCGCCCAGGGCAAGCCAACCGCCGTCATGTTTGCCGAACGGTTGGAACTGGCTGGAGTGGGCGTGCGTTTCCAGATACAGAAAACCGGCATTACCGGCGTGAACTATGAACTTGATGGTCTTGCGTTCAAGGGGCAATCCCTAGGCGATTCCTACAAATGGTCGAAATTCTCGAAAAAATATGGAGTCAGTTATGAGCAAGCTAGAGACAGTGAAAGCCTTGAACGATACACAACCGCAATTGCAGATCGTACAGGCCGTGATGAACTTGGAAACGCAGGCAGAAGCCTTGAGGTCGATGCTGGGTTCGTTACCCCAAGCAGTAGCAGAGCAGACAGCCGAAGCACTGGAGCCGTTGGCGAAGCTGAGGGCGGAGGTCATTCAAGTTCTGACCGCTTACGACAAAGTGACCGCAGCACAGCGCCAGACACTGGAGGAATTGACTCAGCAGATGAGTACCAGCGCAGCGGCAGCATTCGAGCAGAAGGCCGCGAAGCTGGACAAAACAATCTCCGACCTGTCACGGAGTCTGTCGGGGCTGAAATCGAGCATCGACACGATGGCGAAGACCGCACAGAACATCGAGACGATCCCGGATCAACTCAAGAAATCAGCGCAAGCCATGACAACCACGGCGAACGAACTGAGCGCGGCGGCGAGATCGACACGACCGAAGATTTGGCGTCAGACACTGGGACTGATCTTAGCCAGCGCAATCGGTGGGATTCTGGTGCTCACTGGGCAAGTCGCTTTAAACAGGCTTCTGCCGCCAAGCGGCGTGCAACAGGCGGCGGACTGGGTAAACGTGCTATTAAGCAAAGCGACGCCAGAAGAACGCGCGTTACTGAGCAAGATCGTCAATCGGCCCGCGAACTAGACCCGACCGCTTACCTCGGAGCTAACGGTTACGATGTGAAACACGAAGGTCGACATCGGAGCGTCAGGCTGCATGGTGATGAGGTGTACCGAGTTACCCAGAGGCAGGATGGGCATTGGGTCTGGTGTGATCTGTACGGCAACAACGGTGGCGACAATATCGACCTCGTGCGTGAGATCGAGCCAGGCACCGGATTCGCGGAGGCTGTTTTCCGCCTTGCTGGCGCGCCGACTGTCGGGCCAAAGCGCCGTCCGCCTGCCGAACCCAAGCGCCCACCACCGCGACTGCCTAAGCAGGAAGTGGCAAGTCGGGCACTAGGGCGAGACTACCTGATTAATGATCGGGGGATTAGCATGGACACCATTGAGCATGCCGAGCAATGCGGCATGCTGCGCTATGCCAATGGCGGGGTTTTGTTTGTTGGCTATGATCAGGCAAGTACGCCACAAAACATCACCCGCCGAGCGATTGAATCTGCCGACCCCATGCAGAAGCGTGATTTGCGCGGCAGTGACAAGCGATATCCGCCGATTCTGCCGGGTGATCCGTCAACAGTCTGGATTGTCGAGGGCGGCTCTGATGCGCTGGCCCTGCACGATATCGCCAAACGTCAGGGCCGGCCACAACCTACCGTCATTGTCTCAGGCGGAGCGAATGTGCGCAGCTTTTTGGAGCAGGTAGAAGTACAGGCGATCTTGAAGCAAGCGGAACGCGTGACCATTGCCGGAGAAAATGAAAGGGACGAAGCAACGCAGAAGCGAACTGATGAGGCGCATCAGAAACAAGTGCAGCGCGTGAAAGAAATTACAGGACGTGCGGTTAAATCATGGACGCCGAAGCAGTATCTGGGTAAAGATCTTGCGGAAATGAATTACCGACAACAACCCGAACTGATGCCTGTGCAATTGATAAATCTAGACCAGCGGGCGGAAACAAAGCCATCACAAGTAATAGAAGGTGATTTGATACTGGGCCAATGA